One stretch of Sander lucioperca isolate FBNREF2018 chromosome 13, SLUC_FBN_1.2, whole genome shotgun sequence DNA includes these proteins:
- the xrra1 gene encoding X-ray radiation resistance-associated protein 1 isoform X2 gives MTAACYKFDGGQTQSNPTKCFPPWTLPRRRKEGAGHWLVSYRKAEEQRCRDVHRRIKEFENRGADFTYGNTLDGLYLLQLHCVDKPSELCSVDISEQKLNAVKAEDLKVFDNVAYINASINSLSLGSFSSFVSLRELNLALNGLCNMKFDAADFPHLEVLDLSYNSLSADDIVSIGRLSRLNVLHLTGNQLHHLPPNLGSSSHDPTQPAKEEDTQFKALEVLMLDDNKLSSGVFNSLANLKRLKYLNLQENHISDIPYLQLPGCSQPLQTPIEVQAEEEELAHTETNLNTIEHFKSISQENYEEHCKRSSFPLPELQFLNLANNKIAEEEALMAVALFPMLREIDIHSNPLTTQRSGDPPLLTYYLHERLGITIKRKKTQEAVKLPLKVSTDPKWKVEERIPKMPMLMDAPCPAQTQVEKSKMTVKRTPESEGKNSRDDTLQENTEHFFVTQATDVPQCEFDLQADDKEIAENKHDANSERFTCYKMLMDAKPDPDDVVEPIRIQTAVRMLEHTLKNLNVYRDSKPKLDSIQTPYREREKRIKELPPLKPIKKPTARVDEMIKEIKEHTTIREVPLSSAIQGTGVSKQEHKEALSLLRDMKTKHKMVHKKTMEQAASIESDRNTNQNTAAPPPVQMI, from the exons ATGACTGCAGCATGCTATAAATTTGATGGTGGCCAGACTCAGAGCAATCCTACCAAATGTTTCCCACCCTGGACATTACCCCGTCGAAGGAAGGAAG GTGCTGGTCATTGGCTTGTGTCTTACAGAAAGGCAGAGGAGCAGAGATGCAGGGATGTTCATAGAAGAATTAAAGAATTTGAGAACAGGGGGGCTGATTTTACATATGGTAACACATTAGATGGACTCTACTTG CTCCAATTACATTGTGTTGACAAGCCGTCTGAGCTCTGCTCTGTTGACATCAGTGAGCAGAAACTGAATGCT GTCAAGGCAGAAGACCTCAAGGTGTTTGACAATGTTGCTTACATCAATGCATCTATTAACTCCCTCTCTTTAG GTTCTTTCAGCAGTTTTGTGTCTTTAAGAGAACTCAATCTGGCATTAAACGGGCTATGCAACATGAAATTTGATGCTGCAGACTTCCCTCATCTCGAG GTTTTGGATTTGTCCTACAACAGTTTGTCAGCTGATGATATTGTTTCTATTGGTCGGCTTTCACGTCTAAACGTCCTTCATCTGACTGGAAATCAGCTTCATCATCTTCCTCCTAATCTGGGTTCCTCCAGCCATGACCCAACTCA GCCGGCTAAAGAAGAAGACACACAGTTTAAAGCACTTGAAGTCCTGATGCTTGACGATAACAAACTGTCATCTGGAGTCTTCAACAGTCTTGCAAACCTTAAGAG GCTAAAGTATTTAAACCTGCAGGAGaaccacatttctgatataccATATTTGCAACTTCCGGGCTGTTCCCAACCTTTGCAGACTCCTATTGAAGTGCAAGCTGAAGAAGAGGAACTTG CCCACACTGAGACAAATCTGAATACCATTGAACATTTCAAGAGCATCTCACAG GAAAATTATGAGGAGCACTGCAAAAGATCCAGTTTCCCACTACCAGAGCTTCAGTTCCTCAATTTAGCCAACAACAAG ATTGCAGAGGAGGAAGCACTGATGGCCGTCGCTCTTTTCCCGATGCTTCGAGAAATTGACATTCACTCCAACCCTCTGACCACACAGAGAAGTG GAGACCCTCCCTTACTGACCTATTACCTCCATGAGAGACTGGGGATTACGATTAAGCGTAAGAAGACACAGGAGGCGGTGAAGCTCCCACTGAAGGTGTCCACTGATCCAAAATGGAAG GTGGAAGAAAGAATCCCAAAGATGCCAATGTTGATGGATGCACCCTGTCCTGCTCAAACTCAGGTAGAGAAAAGTAAGATGACTGTCAAGAGAACACCAGAATCTGAGGGCAAGAATAGCCGAGACGACACCCTCCAAGAAAACACAGAGCACTTCTTTGTAACTCAG GCAACAGATGTTCCTCAATGTGAGTTTGATCTTCAAGCTGATGATAAAGAAATTGCAGAGAACAAGCACGATGCCAATTCTGAAAGATTCACATGCTACAAAATGTTGATGGATGCAAAACCAGATCCTGATGATGTGGTGGAGCCCATCA GAATTCAAACAGCTGTTCGGATGCTGGAACACACACTGAAGAATCTTAACGTTTACAGAGACTCAAAACCAAAACTTGATAGCATTCAGACGCcatacagagaaagagagaaaagg ATTAAAGAACTTCCACCTTTGAAGCCAATAAAGAAGCCAACTGCAAGGGTTGATGAAATGATCAAGGAAATTAAAGAGCATACAACGATCAGAGAAGTCCCCTTAA GCAGTGCCATACAAGGCACAGGTGTTAGCAAGCAAGAGCATAAAGAAGCTCTGTCGCTGCTGAGGGACATGAAGACAAAGCACAAGATGGTCCATAAGAAAACAATGGAACAAGCAGCCAGCATTGAGTCTGACAGAAACACCAACCAAAACACAGCTGCACCTCCACCTGTGCAGATGATCTAA
- the xrra1 gene encoding X-ray radiation resistance-associated protein 1 isoform X1 produces MTAACYKFDGGQTQSNPTKCFPPWTLPRRRKEGAGHWLVSYRKAEEQRCRDVHRRIKEFENRGADFTYGNTLDGLYLLQLHCVDKPSELCSVDISEQKLNAVKAEDLKVFDNVAYINASINSLSLGSFSSFVSLRELNLALNGLCNMKFDAADFPHLEVLDLSYNSLSADDIVSIGRLSRLNVLHLTGNQLHHLPPNLGSSSHDPTQPAKEEDTQFKALEVLMLDDNKLSSGVFNSLANLKRLKYLNLQENHISDIPYLQLPGCSQPLQTPIEVQAEEEELAHTETNLNTIEHFKSISQISHKENYEEHCKRSSFPLPELQFLNLANNKIAEEEALMAVALFPMLREIDIHSNPLTTQRSGDPPLLTYYLHERLGITIKRKKTQEAVKLPLKVSTDPKWKVEERIPKMPMLMDAPCPAQTQVEKSKMTVKRTPESEGKNSRDDTLQENTEHFFVTQATDVPQCEFDLQADDKEIAENKHDANSERFTCYKMLMDAKPDPDDVVEPIRIQTAVRMLEHTLKNLNVYRDSKPKLDSIQTPYREREKRIKELPPLKPIKKPTARVDEMIKEIKEHTTIREVPLSSAIQGTGVSKQEHKEALSLLRDMKTKHKMVHKKTMEQAASIESDRNTNQNTAAPPPVQMI; encoded by the exons ATGACTGCAGCATGCTATAAATTTGATGGTGGCCAGACTCAGAGCAATCCTACCAAATGTTTCCCACCCTGGACATTACCCCGTCGAAGGAAGGAAG GTGCTGGTCATTGGCTTGTGTCTTACAGAAAGGCAGAGGAGCAGAGATGCAGGGATGTTCATAGAAGAATTAAAGAATTTGAGAACAGGGGGGCTGATTTTACATATGGTAACACATTAGATGGACTCTACTTG CTCCAATTACATTGTGTTGACAAGCCGTCTGAGCTCTGCTCTGTTGACATCAGTGAGCAGAAACTGAATGCT GTCAAGGCAGAAGACCTCAAGGTGTTTGACAATGTTGCTTACATCAATGCATCTATTAACTCCCTCTCTTTAG GTTCTTTCAGCAGTTTTGTGTCTTTAAGAGAACTCAATCTGGCATTAAACGGGCTATGCAACATGAAATTTGATGCTGCAGACTTCCCTCATCTCGAG GTTTTGGATTTGTCCTACAACAGTTTGTCAGCTGATGATATTGTTTCTATTGGTCGGCTTTCACGTCTAAACGTCCTTCATCTGACTGGAAATCAGCTTCATCATCTTCCTCCTAATCTGGGTTCCTCCAGCCATGACCCAACTCA GCCGGCTAAAGAAGAAGACACACAGTTTAAAGCACTTGAAGTCCTGATGCTTGACGATAACAAACTGTCATCTGGAGTCTTCAACAGTCTTGCAAACCTTAAGAG GCTAAAGTATTTAAACCTGCAGGAGaaccacatttctgatataccATATTTGCAACTTCCGGGCTGTTCCCAACCTTTGCAGACTCCTATTGAAGTGCAAGCTGAAGAAGAGGAACTTG CCCACACTGAGACAAATCTGAATACCATTGAACATTTCAAGAGCATCTCACAG ATCTCTCACAAGGAAAATTATGAGGAGCACTGCAAAAGATCCAGTTTCCCACTACCAGAGCTTCAGTTCCTCAATTTAGCCAACAACAAG ATTGCAGAGGAGGAAGCACTGATGGCCGTCGCTCTTTTCCCGATGCTTCGAGAAATTGACATTCACTCCAACCCTCTGACCACACAGAGAAGTG GAGACCCTCCCTTACTGACCTATTACCTCCATGAGAGACTGGGGATTACGATTAAGCGTAAGAAGACACAGGAGGCGGTGAAGCTCCCACTGAAGGTGTCCACTGATCCAAAATGGAAG GTGGAAGAAAGAATCCCAAAGATGCCAATGTTGATGGATGCACCCTGTCCTGCTCAAACTCAGGTAGAGAAAAGTAAGATGACTGTCAAGAGAACACCAGAATCTGAGGGCAAGAATAGCCGAGACGACACCCTCCAAGAAAACACAGAGCACTTCTTTGTAACTCAG GCAACAGATGTTCCTCAATGTGAGTTTGATCTTCAAGCTGATGATAAAGAAATTGCAGAGAACAAGCACGATGCCAATTCTGAAAGATTCACATGCTACAAAATGTTGATGGATGCAAAACCAGATCCTGATGATGTGGTGGAGCCCATCA GAATTCAAACAGCTGTTCGGATGCTGGAACACACACTGAAGAATCTTAACGTTTACAGAGACTCAAAACCAAAACTTGATAGCATTCAGACGCcatacagagaaagagagaaaagg ATTAAAGAACTTCCACCTTTGAAGCCAATAAAGAAGCCAACTGCAAGGGTTGATGAAATGATCAAGGAAATTAAAGAGCATACAACGATCAGAGAAGTCCCCTTAA GCAGTGCCATACAAGGCACAGGTGTTAGCAAGCAAGAGCATAAAGAAGCTCTGTCGCTGCTGAGGGACATGAAGACAAAGCACAAGATGGTCCATAAGAAAACAATGGAACAAGCAGCCAGCATTGAGTCTGACAGAAACACCAACCAAAACACAGCTGCACCTCCACCTGTGCAGATGATCTAA
- the xrra1 gene encoding X-ray radiation resistance-associated protein 1 isoform X3: protein MFPTLDITPSKEGRKAEEQRCRDVHRRIKEFENRGADFTYGNTLDGLYLLQLHCVDKPSELCSVDISEQKLNAVKAEDLKVFDNVAYINASINSLSLGSFSSFVSLRELNLALNGLCNMKFDAADFPHLEVLDLSYNSLSADDIVSIGRLSRLNVLHLTGNQLHHLPPNLGSSSHDPTQPAKEEDTQFKALEVLMLDDNKLSSGVFNSLANLKRLKYLNLQENHISDIPYLQLPGCSQPLQTPIEVQAEEEELAHTETNLNTIEHFKSISQISHKENYEEHCKRSSFPLPELQFLNLANNKIAEEEALMAVALFPMLREIDIHSNPLTTQRSGDPPLLTYYLHERLGITIKRKKTQEAVKLPLKVSTDPKWKVEERIPKMPMLMDAPCPAQTQVEKSKMTVKRTPESEGKNSRDDTLQENTEHFFVTQATDVPQCEFDLQADDKEIAENKHDANSERFTCYKMLMDAKPDPDDVVEPIRIQTAVRMLEHTLKNLNVYRDSKPKLDSIQTPYREREKRIKELPPLKPIKKPTARVDEMIKEIKEHTTIREVPLSSAIQGTGVSKQEHKEALSLLRDMKTKHKMVHKKTMEQAASIESDRNTNQNTAAPPPVQMI from the exons ATGTTTCCCACCCTGGACATTACCCCGTCGAAGGAAGGAAG AAAGGCAGAGGAGCAGAGATGCAGGGATGTTCATAGAAGAATTAAAGAATTTGAGAACAGGGGGGCTGATTTTACATATGGTAACACATTAGATGGACTCTACTTG CTCCAATTACATTGTGTTGACAAGCCGTCTGAGCTCTGCTCTGTTGACATCAGTGAGCAGAAACTGAATGCT GTCAAGGCAGAAGACCTCAAGGTGTTTGACAATGTTGCTTACATCAATGCATCTATTAACTCCCTCTCTTTAG GTTCTTTCAGCAGTTTTGTGTCTTTAAGAGAACTCAATCTGGCATTAAACGGGCTATGCAACATGAAATTTGATGCTGCAGACTTCCCTCATCTCGAG GTTTTGGATTTGTCCTACAACAGTTTGTCAGCTGATGATATTGTTTCTATTGGTCGGCTTTCACGTCTAAACGTCCTTCATCTGACTGGAAATCAGCTTCATCATCTTCCTCCTAATCTGGGTTCCTCCAGCCATGACCCAACTCA GCCGGCTAAAGAAGAAGACACACAGTTTAAAGCACTTGAAGTCCTGATGCTTGACGATAACAAACTGTCATCTGGAGTCTTCAACAGTCTTGCAAACCTTAAGAG GCTAAAGTATTTAAACCTGCAGGAGaaccacatttctgatataccATATTTGCAACTTCCGGGCTGTTCCCAACCTTTGCAGACTCCTATTGAAGTGCAAGCTGAAGAAGAGGAACTTG CCCACACTGAGACAAATCTGAATACCATTGAACATTTCAAGAGCATCTCACAG ATCTCTCACAAGGAAAATTATGAGGAGCACTGCAAAAGATCCAGTTTCCCACTACCAGAGCTTCAGTTCCTCAATTTAGCCAACAACAAG ATTGCAGAGGAGGAAGCACTGATGGCCGTCGCTCTTTTCCCGATGCTTCGAGAAATTGACATTCACTCCAACCCTCTGACCACACAGAGAAGTG GAGACCCTCCCTTACTGACCTATTACCTCCATGAGAGACTGGGGATTACGATTAAGCGTAAGAAGACACAGGAGGCGGTGAAGCTCCCACTGAAGGTGTCCACTGATCCAAAATGGAAG GTGGAAGAAAGAATCCCAAAGATGCCAATGTTGATGGATGCACCCTGTCCTGCTCAAACTCAGGTAGAGAAAAGTAAGATGACTGTCAAGAGAACACCAGAATCTGAGGGCAAGAATAGCCGAGACGACACCCTCCAAGAAAACACAGAGCACTTCTTTGTAACTCAG GCAACAGATGTTCCTCAATGTGAGTTTGATCTTCAAGCTGATGATAAAGAAATTGCAGAGAACAAGCACGATGCCAATTCTGAAAGATTCACATGCTACAAAATGTTGATGGATGCAAAACCAGATCCTGATGATGTGGTGGAGCCCATCA GAATTCAAACAGCTGTTCGGATGCTGGAACACACACTGAAGAATCTTAACGTTTACAGAGACTCAAAACCAAAACTTGATAGCATTCAGACGCcatacagagaaagagagaaaagg ATTAAAGAACTTCCACCTTTGAAGCCAATAAAGAAGCCAACTGCAAGGGTTGATGAAATGATCAAGGAAATTAAAGAGCATACAACGATCAGAGAAGTCCCCTTAA GCAGTGCCATACAAGGCACAGGTGTTAGCAAGCAAGAGCATAAAGAAGCTCTGTCGCTGCTGAGGGACATGAAGACAAAGCACAAGATGGTCCATAAGAAAACAATGGAACAAGCAGCCAGCATTGAGTCTGACAGAAACACCAACCAAAACACAGCTGCACCTCCACCTGTGCAGATGATCTAA
- the neu3.1 gene encoding sialidase-3.1: MGNTSSKGGSGEEPVKTTLFEKEPSGITYRIPALIYLRHSRTFLAFAEKRSSPVDQDAKILVMRRGTFKDDGSVQWSSSQELSTACLPNHRTMNPCPVYEKNNKTLFLFFICILGTTTECRQIFTGKNKARLCCVSSSDDGQTWSQARDLTESVIGETIHKWATFAVGPGHGVQLENGRLIVPAYAYYVPYRCCSFPIPFTVYPRALSVYSEDFGQTWHIGKMLRKKSCECEMAEIIDHEGRSHLYCNARNTGGHRCEALSENSGVYFDKPHIAPELVEPPSGCQGSVIGFPAPEFVPNDDAESKACGTSLLSPDTQTWLLFIHPTNKSSRRDMGVYLNRSPLHSSGWDRPRIIHRGPSGYSDLAYNGDKDQFSCLMECGKESELEQIAFMSFTLNDVMQTGSKKDKKMR; the protein is encoded by the exons ATGGGAAACACATCATCAAAGGGTGGCAGCGGAGAGGAACCGGTCAAAACAACTTTGTTTGAAAAGGAGCCAAGTGGGATAACATACAGAATTCCTGCTCTAATTTATCTGAGGCACAGTCGCACCTTCCTCGCCTTTGCAGAGAAAAGATCCTCACCCGTTGACCAAGATGCCAAAATTCTTGTTATGAGAAGAGGAACGTTTAAAGATGATGGATCTGTTCAG TGGTCGTCCAGTCAGGAGCTGTCAACAGCATGTCTACCAAACCACCGCACTATGAATCCTTGCCCTGtatatgaaaaaaacaacaaaacactgtttttatttttcatctgtatcTTGGGAACAACCACAGAGTGCAGGCAGATCTTCACAGGTAAGAACAAGGCGCGTCTTTGCTGTGTTAGCAGCAGCGATGACGGGCAAACCTGGAGTCAAGCGAGAGACTTAACAGAAAGTGTGATTGGCGAAACTATCCATAAGTGGGCCACATTCGCCGTGGGTCCGGGCCACGGTGTTCAGCTGGAGAACGGCAGATTGATCGTCCCAGCATACGCCTATTATGTCCCCTACCGATGCTGTTCCTTTCCCATTCCTTTTACAGTCTACCCACGTGCACTGTCAGTATATAGTGAGGACTTTGGCCAGACGTGGCATATAGGTAAGATgcttcgaaaaaagtcatgtgaATGTGAGATGGCAGAGATCATAGACCACGAGGGCAGGAGTCATCTTTACTGCAATGCTCGTAACACTGGAGGCCACAGGTGTGAGGCCCTGAGTGAAAACAGCGGTGTGTATTTTGACAAACCCCACATTGCTCCAGAGCTCGTCGAACCACCTTCAGGCTGTCAAGGCAGCGTCATTGGCTTTCCAGCTCCTGAATTTGTCCCCAATGATGACGCTGAAAGCAAAGCTTGCGGCACATCGCTCTTGTCTCCAGACACACAAACCTGGCTCCTCTTCATCCACCCAACTAACAAGTCGAGTAGAAGGGACATGGGGGTGTATTTGAACCGATCCCCCCTGCACTCATCTGGGTGGGACAGGCCCAGGATCATCCATCGCGGGCCCAGCGGCTACTCAGACCTGGCTTACAACGGAGACAAGGATCAGTTTTCGTGCCTGATGGAGTGCGGGAAAGAGAGTGAACTTGAGCAGATTGCATTCATGTCGTTTACCCTTAATGATGTCATGCAGACAGGCAGTAAGAAAGACAAGAAGATGCGTTGA
- the LOC116064792 gene encoding voltage-gated potassium channel subunit beta-3 isoform X3, producing the protein MAENLMTIAYESGVNLFDTAEVYASGRAEITLGNIVKKKGWRRSSFVITTKIYWGGQAETERGLSRKHIIEGLRGSLSRLQLEYVDIVFANRNDVNSPMEEIVRAMTFVINQGMAMYWGTSRWSAMEIMEAYSVARQFNLIPPVCEQAEYHYFQRDKVEVQLPELYHKIGVGAMTWSPLACGLITGKYSDGVPECSRAAMKGYQWLKERVNSEEGRRQLAKIKELHLLADRLGCTAAQLAIAWCLRSEGVSSVLLGVSNTDQLLENLGALRILSQMNPQTIAEIDALLGNKPHSKKELRA; encoded by the exons ATGGCTGAGAACCTGATGACCATAGCGTATGAGAGTGGAGTGAACCTGTTTGACACAGCAGAGGTGTACGCCTCTGGAAG AGCGGAGATCACTTTAGGGAACATTGTCAAGAAGAAGGGATGGAG GCGTTCAAGTTTTGTCATCACAACAAAGATCTATTGGGGAGGCCA AGCAGAGACAGAGCGAGGACTCTCCAGAAAGCACATTATTGAAG GTTTAAGAGGATCCTTATCAAGACTCCAGCTAGAATACGTGGACATCGTTTTTGCCAACAGAAACGATGTCAATAGTCCTATGGAAG AGATTGTACGGGCCATGACGTTTGTAATAAACCAGGGTATGGCCATGTACTGGGGAACCTCACGCTGGAGTGCCATGGAAATCATG GAGGCATACTCAGTGGCACGCCAGTTCAACCTGATACCACCGGTGTGTGAGCAGGCAGAGTATCACTATTTCCAGAGGGATAAAGTGGAGGTGCAGCTTCCTGAGCTCTACCACAAGATCG GTGTTGGAGCAATGACCTGGTCTCCACTTGCTTGTGGATTAATCACAGGGAAGTACAGTGATGGTGTGCCAGAGTGCTCCAGAGCAGCAATGAAG GGATACCAGTGGCTGAAGGAACGAGTGAACAGCGAGGAGGGCCGCAGGCAGCTCGCTAAAATCAAGGAGCTCCATCTACTGGCAGACAGACTGGGCTGCACTGCTGCACAGTTAGCCATAG CCTGGTGTCTGCGCAGTGAGGGAGTTAGCTCAGTTCTTCTGGGTGTTTCTAATACAGACCAGCTACTTGAGAACCTGGGTGCCCTACGG ATTTTATCCCAAATGAACCCTCAAACTATTGCTGAGATTGATGCCCTGCTGGGAAACAAGCCACACTCAAAGAAAGAGTTGCGTGCTTGA